A window of Limanda limanda chromosome 4, fLimLim1.1, whole genome shotgun sequence genomic DNA:
GTTTCCAAAGTAAATAAAGTGAGTAAGtgtcctgaaaaaaaaacaaacaaacaggaaagacatgaaaaaaatgtaaacgtATAACTAGAAACAGGATTTTTGAATGTGTAGATTTGAGATGTCAAGTGTTTTCAAAACCATATTACAATCATTGTCTTTGTAGAATATACGGTGTAGATAATATGTAGATACTCATACAAAACTTATATTCTAAATGTGGCATGCTAGAGCAGGCAGtgaagagaggaaacacaaggCTGCTCCCTTCTTTTCTTATACGTTTAAACGTTCTCGCTTTCATTACATGGACATACAGTTTGTAGCACATATGTGGTCAATTTTCCATAACTGAATAAAAggaataattaatgaatggagACTGGCAGATGAACTTAAAGAGATCAGATATGCAGCATTTTGGGGGGAAAGACTGGAAGAGTTTTCTTTCCTGTATTTATTCTCCTTCACTCCTCCAATGCCTCATCCCTTCCTTTCGCTTTCTCTCTTCGCCTTGTTCCTCTGCTCCCCGaccaacacacaaccacagctcCCGcttatctcctctcctctcctctcctctcctctcctctcctctcctctcctctcctctcctctcctctcctctcctctcctctcctctcctctcctctcctctcctctcctctcctatcctctcgtctcgtctcctctcctgcaggccTTCACTTGCTGTTGTCATCGATCATGTCGAACAGGGCCTGCAGCAGTCGGTCGTCTCTGTGCCTGTACGGCTTGGTGCTGTAGAAGCCGTCGCTGTAGTCGCTGTAGATGCTGTCCTCGGGGCCGCTGTACTTGTTGATCAGGTCCAGAGCCTGGTACAGCTTCTGAGGGGGGAGTCTTGTAGCTGGAGGTGAGAGGTtcctgtcctgctgctgctgctgctgctgctgctgctgctgctgctgctgctgcttccgcCAGATGGAGGCTCTGGATATGGCCGGGGGCTGCTGCAGGACTGGGCTCTGCCTGTTGAATGCAGTCTGCAGGAGACGCAGCAGGGCCTGAGAGGGGGAGTAGGCTGGGTTTGAGGGCCTCTTGGGCATCTTCTGTGGCTTGGAAGAGGGAGCGGCATGAGCAGCTTCAGTCTTAGGAAGTGGGTTTGCCTGTGTGGGCTCCTGAATCAGCAGACAAAGAGGAGACATGTCATTGGTATATGAGACACACACcaagtttgaatttgaatttaaagttaGATCAGACGTTTGATAACGCTCTCATCCCTCATTCAATATGCACAGTAGCTGAAGTCATGAAGCCAGTTAGATTAGCCCAGCAGAAAGAGTGAATAGAGAGGGAAACAACTAGCCTGGCTCTGTTCATTTCAAAGGAAATCTTATGATCTGCACATTTTGTTACCTGTACACAGCTTGTTTCCAGCCATAACGCAATGATAAGCTAAGCAAAGCTGCTGTGAATATGCTTATAGACAGATATAAGAGGTATCAATCAAATTTTGAGGAAAAGGTGAATaagcatattttcaaaaaaatctgacattgtTTTCCTATCactgtttaatttattttagtatttaCCTTAAGATTTATGTCATGATTTGTTTTAAGGAGTTGTATAAGAACAAGTTAAGCTCTACTTTGTTATCAAGAGTAAGTTGAGTGTCACTACAATaagcttttattattattgttattgtcatgGGCCTAATATGAACACTCATCAACAACCAGTGTTTCTTTGTAGACATCCACCTGTAGTTTACACTCACCTCCAACATGTCATCCATATGTTCCACGCCCCGTCTGTCATTCTGCACGGCGTTGTAGGGAACGTACACTCGAGCTTTCTTCATGTGCTCCGGCTTTTCTGACGTTCCATGGAGAATCAACTTCCAATTCAAAATCCGACCCTGGTTCTGCATGCGGCCCGACTGTgaggaaaaggggaaataatGTTGAACACTGACTGCGCTCAGTAATACTCACATCTTCAAGAAGATGTTTCAAGATATGTGTATGCTTTTAGTCTTTTCTTTGCATATTTGGGTACTTAATTTAGAtgtttatttctgctttttAGAAGTAACACGACAACTCATAAACTGCATTTTTAATTTCGAGGCAAATTTAAAATTACACCGAAGAAACTGTGTCCAACTCCAACTCACGGTGTCTGTGATCTTTAGCGTCCATGTCCCAGCAGGGTCTTCTCCCCACGTGTGGACAGACATGAAGTCCCAGTTTCGGAATCCATTAGAGGACGTGTCCCTCTCTCGCTCAGCCAACAGCACTGTACTGGTGCCTGAACGTAACATGAGATACAGTAAATTCAAAGGCATACGTTGAATGAAGGCTTTGTTATTGCACTTataaatgcatgtttgtgtgtctgtgtttgagtgtgtgtgttctctgctcTAACCGGATGGGGAGGTGAGTGTGATGTGCAGGTCTCCTCTCCTGGTGTACTCGATGCTGGCCTCCACCTGCACATGCTCCAAAGAGCGGACTGCGTTCTCCTGCCCTGCACAGGCCTTGGTTGGAATCTCTATGGTGATCTCCCCTGCTGCTTTCAGCTCCCTGTGGGACACGTTAAAATAGCCGGGgatgagacacacaaacagctctCCATGACAACACCAGTCAGTCATTTGTGCCATGTATTCCTCTGACATCTTCATGATAATGTAATTAGGTCTGAGAAACTACAGGCAAAATGGAACACTGCTACATGCATTGCACACAGTACATATTATTCTGTCATAGATTCCAATATTGTGAAAACATTTGGTCCATCACACGCATTCATAAAATGCGTAGACAGATTTGGATGCTTTTGGTCATTCATTTGCAAAAACAGATAATCCTCATCTCTCCTAGACATGAATGAAAGGATTTCCGAGTTCAAGCTGGCACAAAGCTGGAGGGGGGTTGTAGACCACTAAGCAAAGCGGAAATGTCGAGCCAAATCCTTTGGATTAAACAGGGATGTCGAAAGGTAATGCGGAAACCTGGTGTCAGTGCCACTGAGTCTTATAATCCAAAGCAAATTGCTAAATGGACACTTAAACAAACTCAGAGCTCAGTTGGACTTTGCTGCCATTCATACAATATGAAGTCAAATAGTTTTTCATGTATATTTACACACAAGTATAGCATATTGGTTAATTCAAACACAAACGAAACATCTGGTTAGACAACAGCTGGGGGTTTCTGCATGAGTTTATGTCCATGCTCGGCAGATTTGAATTTGGATATTTAATCCTATTGTTTGGCAAATTGTAATTATCCAAAATTGCTGATATTCCTCGACTGACCTCAAATCAAATTGATCGCAGATCAtcaggaaaaacagaaaaactttgtAATTCATTTCGATTTTCATGGCCCCGAAAACCCCAACACGCTTATGACTTGTTGTTGTCACGACTCCACATGaacaaagcaacagatgcaTCTTTAATAACACAGATGGTTTTATCTGTTTGCTTCATTGGACCAATAATCTCAGCCCACTAGTGAGCAAAACTctaactctctctgtctctcactggaATTAGATTTGTTCGTTTGTCCAAATGACAACTTCACCGTGACAGTTACAATCCCATGAATAAACGAAATATTTAAACTCAGAAGAGCGTATGACTCCGCCAAGCCAAACATATTCTCACCCAAATTATCTGAATCTGCATTAAAACCCATAGATCTCAAAGCATAAAATACTTTTAGACCCAAACAGAATTTCTACAAAaatctacaaaaataaaatctcagTTTGTGAAGGACAGTGATGACATTTTGTCTGAAATGTAACGGATGCCCAACCAAGTTTGGAGTCCTGTAAAAAGATAAGAGGTAAATATACCTTGGCTGGAAAGAATCATCCCTGAcgatacactgtttcttctcgGGCGCGTGCTTCCATGTGGCCGGGTCAGCGAGATCCACGAGGGCTTTAGCGTTTAGAAGACCAAATCCAAAGCGGCTGTTCACCATCAATCCTGCTCCGTTCTTTTTCCAGCCGGGATTATTGGCCAGGGGATCGAACTCTGAGGTCCAGACTACGATGTGCTGCAGGTCTCTCCAGGTCAGATCCGGGCTGATGCAGGGAAGATAGATCAGTGAGTATATACTGATATACAAGTGTCAAATCACGACTAATTGTTTTGCCGTTAACGCTGGTTTGTTTTGCAGTGTTACGTACTTTTGTTCCAGTGCCAGGGCGAATATCCCAGCAGCCAGCGGGGCAGAGGCTGACGTTCCCGTGTGAGTCTGAGTGCACTCATTGTGCAGATCAGCACTCGTCTAAGAACAGGCAGGCAAAGAGTAGCACAGGGACGAAATTAATACATTGCGATGACCTTAAATAACCATTAAAACTAACCTACTGTGACACAACACTGCTTTAAATAGAAAGAGTACAAGTGAAGTTCCTCACAATCCTCTGGTCGGTGTAGTCTCCACTGCTGTACGCTGTGGCCAGAGTGGAGGAGCACTTCTCAGCGTACCAGGGGGACAGGCCCTGCTGGGAGGCACTGCTGATGGAGATGGTGTAGAGGCTGTCCGTGTAGCCGTCACAGTCGCAGTTATCGCCCTGACGCCCGCCATTCCCTGACGCCCAAACAAAGATAGAGCCTTTCCCCCCACGGCCCTGCAGGAGGCATGGTGGAGAAAAGAAATACTCATTTCTTATACTGAGAACACATTTTTATGTAGAAAACATGCAGGAAATGAAGCTATTTTCTGTCCTGTCTAAATATTACAAGTATGAGTGATGGCATTTAGTCATTAGAAGCTTTATTCCAAGCAGCAGTCGACATTGAGCTTATTGATTCTGTTCTTCACATTTACATCAGTGCGGCTGCAACAGGTCCCATCAGATCCCACAGCAAGACTGTTTAATAAAATCCCGGTCTTATCATTTACCTTCTGGATCCCGTACTCGAAAGCCTTCTGGGCGAGGCGGCCGGGCCCCTCCACTGTCTTGCCATCATCGTTGGGTCCCCAGCTGGCACTGTAGATGTCCACATGGTCCGGGTTGAAACCAATAGAACTGGCCTCAATGGCATCGGTCACAATCCCATCCAGCATACGAATccctgagcagagagagagagaggaatggaaAATGTTAGCATGGTACTCCGTTGCATGGATTTACTCAAACTCAGGAACCCAATGGAAATCCATGGCTTTTccagaaataaaaaggaagtaTTATAATTTACCCCCTTGTTAAATGTAAAAGATGTAAGTCTTCTACGTATTAGGAACACGCTGCTTTGTTTTCAGGACAGCAACGTTCCTATGTTCCTATTTTAAGACTCTAGTCCTCCTGGGAACCAGCTGTCCACCCAGATGTTGCAGCCCTAATATTAGAGATTCACATTCTACAACCATCTGCTGTACAAAAAAATCAGGTCTTTACCAGGAAACCTTCTTTTACTGTTTCAGCAATGATATCTAAAGGCAGAGAGATGGTGTCAATTCATACTCTATGCATTCTGTTCTTGTGTTCAGCTTCTACAGTGGTTGCATTAGCACGTACtacacatgttgtgttgtttctgacaaacaaacacactaactACCATTGGATTCCACCATTACATACCTATATTTTACAATCACAGTCAGATATGTTATGCAGCATGACACACATAGAAGAAATAAAAGGTTTTACCTCCAACCTTTGAGTTATAGGCCACTCCAACTCCACATTTATTATTGTCAGCCTGCATAGCGATTTCCCCAGCACACCTGGTGCCATGCCTGAGGAGAAACATCATATTTAATAAACACGTATAAGGAAAACACGCACTTACGTATATTTGTGCAAAACCTTTGAATAATGCATTTCTTTATCACATGTTTTTTGGCAAGAGTTACACTGTTTATCCTATAGTTGTTTTGAACAGTTTCACCTGCCGACATTATTTCAGAGAatgcaaaacctttttttaaatcacaagaAGCCCCCACATGTTTGGGTTGTGGAACTCCTCTTTGAATATTGACACTTTGGTGACAGAGTCAATTTCATCATCTGGAAATTGATTTATTCATCTGTGAGACAAGGCTTCAGCCTGTGGAGTACTCTGATAACAAATGATCACAGGGTTCttgatggagtgtgtgtgtgtgtgtgtgtgtgtgtgtgtgtgtgtgtgtgtgtgtgtgtgtgtgtgtgtgtgtgt
This region includes:
- the pcsk1 gene encoding neuroendocrine convertase 1; translation: MEVRCRPAVLCCVVSLLCSALPRSLGSLLTDRQYLNEWAVEIPGGMSAAEAIARELDYKLVRQIGALKDHFLFKHRNHPSRMKRSANHITRRLSEDDRVLWAEQQYEKTRSKRASLGGCRDCPVDKLFDDPMWNQQWYLQDTRTSSSLPKLDLHVIPVWQKGITGKGVVITVLDDGLEWNHTDIYSNYDAAASYDFNDNDPDPFPRYDSTNENKHGTRCAGEIAMQADNNKCGVGVAYNSKVGGIRMLDGIVTDAIEASSIGFNPDHVDIYSASWGPNDDGKTVEGPGRLAQKAFEYGIQKGRGGKGSIFVWASGNGGRQGDNCDCDGYTDSLYTISISSASQQGLSPWYAEKCSSTLATAYSSGDYTDQRITSADLHNECTQTHTGTSASAPLAAGIFALALEQNPDLTWRDLQHIVVWTSEFDPLANNPGWKKNGAGLMVNSRFGFGLLNAKALVDLADPATWKHAPEKKQCIVRDDSFQPRELKAAGEITIEIPTKACAGQENAVRSLEHVQVEASIEYTRRGDLHITLTSPSGTSTVLLAERERDTSSNGFRNWDFMSVHTWGEDPAGTWTLKITDTSGRMQNQGRILNWKLILHGTSEKPEHMKKARVYVPYNAVQNDRRGVEHMDDMLEVSPTQANPLPKTEAAHAAPSSKPQKMPKRPSNPAYSPSQALLRLLQTAFNRQSPQQQDRNLSPPATRLPPQKLYQALDLINKYSGPEDSIYSDYSDGFYSTKPYRHRDDRLLQALFDMIDDNSK